The window ATAAAATCTAGCTCAAAAAGTATGAACCAGAGTATCTGTTCTTCAGTTATATTTGAAAGCCCGGGTCCTCTACACGATATCATAGTTTGTTGGATTGATCAGCATGTAGTGCATAAAGGAGTAGGCTTCAAATGCTTGCATCTCTTTATAGTGGAACTAATTCTGGCTGGCATCTTTTACCCTTTGGCTTATGTACGCCAGCTGATAGTGAGTGGGATCATGGATACAAGTGTAAATATGGTTGAGCTAGAGAGACAAAAGAGACATTGTCAAATATTGAAGCAGCTTAGTGGGAACTTCGTTCGTCATGCTTTGGAAGAATCAGAGATTATTGAAGGACCACTACTTATTGAAGCCTTACATGTTTACTTGAATGAGCGACGCCTCATACTTCGTGGTTCCTTTAGCGAGAACCACATCAATGGTAGTAGTAGGGCCAATAATTCCACTGTCAATAAAAAACATTGTACATCTTCAGCAAAAGATGGATTTTCTACGGTATCAATTGATCAACAGAAAACTGTTCCTTCAAATAAAATATCTGATAAAGTTGAGAAGGATAACACTTGTGTTGAAAACCTGAAGACAGCCATTTCAGTATTGTTACAACTACCAAAAAGTTTACCTAATCCAAATACTACCGAACTGGGGGAATCTCAAGGTAGTGTCAAAAGACTTGTTAGGTGTTACAGCAAAATTGATCTCATGGAGGCTACACCTGGGTGTGAAGAATGTAGAAGagcaaagaaacaaaaattgagtGAGGAAAGAAGTTCATTGGACGTCGAAGATACATGGTGGGTGAAGAAGGGGCTAAAATCCTTGGAGCCTCTCAAAGTTGATCAACCACTTAAGACAACTAAGCAAGTTACCAAGAGTCGGCATAAGACTGTACGGAAAACCCAAAGTCTTGCTCAACTGGCTGCTTCTAGAATTGAGGGTAGCCAAGGGGCATCAACAAGTCACGTGTGTGATATTAAGGTAAGCTGCCCTCACCATAGAACTGCTATGGATGGGGATACGGCGAAGTCGGTTGATGGAATCCGAACTAGTCAATATCAGGATATTGTTTCACTAGGAAGAGCACTGAAACGCCTTCGCTTTGTTGAGAAAAAGGAAATAACAGTTTGGCTGATGACTGTAATTAGGCAGTTTATTGGCGACTCTGAAAAAAGTATCGGTAAAGTTGGCCAGTTTGGCAGGCCTGTAACCACTATGGATGATAGAAGTTCAATACGGTGGAAACTTGAGGAGGATGAACTTTCTGCTATACTTTATCTGATGGATGTCTCAGACGATTTAGTACCAGCCATCAAATTTCTCCTGTGGTTGCTACCAAAGGTTTGCAGTAGCTCAAATTCTACAATTCATAGTGGAAGAAACGTTTTAATGCTAGCAAGGAATGTGGATAACCAAGTTTGTAATGTTGGAGAGGCCTTTCTGCTATCATCGCTGAGAAGGTTTGTACTCAACTTTGGTTATGTAGTTTTATTGGTAGTTGCAGACAAAATTCTCCATGTTGTTTATTTGATCAGTTTATGTGCTCTTCCTCCGACTTTCCTTTCCAATCCATCAGTATTTGCtgcttttttaataaatttgcgCCATTTGAATATGTGAAATACAGTTAcacttcaattattattattttgtttcaaaaaaagtaCTTGGAAAATGTTGTATCTCAGTGCTTCATATGCTCCTTTTGTTTTTTATCGTAACTAAATGAAAGCACCAtcgttcaaatttatttattttaaaacaattcagGCTTGCACAATTAGAATTTCTTTGTCTAAATGGTTGATAGCATAAATCATTCTATCATGTTATAAGGGCTGGTTGCTAGTTTGTAGTTTCATAATGAAGTGCAGGTTTGACATTAAGTTTGCCATGAGTTTGAATGAGCTCCCAAGTTATCCCtttcttatttctttttataatctTTCATCACCGAACAAGTCTTTGCGTATTCTTTACTTTCCATTTTTTGCTTAAGTTTAACAGTATTTTTTAATGGATTTTTTTGGGATGAGATATTGATTGTTTAATCTGTTTAacattgtaatttgatttgatgcAGGTATGAGAACATTCTTGCTTCAGCAGATCTTATTCCTGAAGCTCTGTCGTCTGTAATGGATCGGGCTGCAGCTATTATTGCCTCTAATGGACGAGTTTCAGGTTCAGGAGCCCTAGCTTTTGCCCGTTATTTGTTGAAAAAATATAGCAATGTGGTCAGTGTCATTGAGTGGgagaaaaatttcaaaactacaTGTGATAAGAGACTTGCTTCTGAATTTGAGTCTGGAGGACGATTAGTTGATGGAGAGTTTGGGCTTCCCCTTGGCGTTCCTGCAGGAATTGAAGACCCGGATGATTATTTCCGTCAAAAGATAAGCGGTGGCCGGTTACCATCCAGGGTAGCTTCAGGCATGAGAGATGTTGTACAACGTAATGTGGAAGACGCGTTTCACTATCTTTTTGGAAAGGACAGAAAGCTCTTTGCTGCTGGTTCACCAAAAGGTTTCTCTTTAGAAAAATGGGATAATGGATATCAAATTGCTCAACATATAGTTATAGGTCTGATAGATTGCATTAGGCAGACCGGTGGTGCTGCTCAAGAAGGAGATCCCTCTTTGGTCACTTCTGCTGTTTCTGCCATTGTTGGCAGTGTTGGTCCATCTTTAGCAAAATTGCCTGATTTTTCCGCTGGCAATAATCATCCAAATATCTCACTGGCAACAAGTTCATTGAACTATGCTAAATGCATTCTTCGAATGCATATAACATGTTTGTGTCTGCTTAAGGAAGCCTTGGGAGAGCGCCAGAGCTGTGTATTTGATATTGCTCTTGCAATAGAAGCTTCAAATGCTCTTGCTGGGGTTTTTGCTCCAAGTAAAGCATCTCGAAGTCAGTTTCAAATGTCACCTGAAACCGATGATACTAGTGCAACTATGTCAAATGATGTTGTAAATAGTTCTAGTAAAATCGTGCTCGCCAGAACAACGAAAATTGCTTCTTCCGTTTCTGCACTTATTGTTGGTGCAATTATATATGGTGTTACTAGCCTGGAGAGAATGGTAACCATTCTCAGGTTAAAGGAGGGTCTGGATGTAGTTCAGTTTGTAAGAAACTCAAGATCCAATTCAAATGGAAATGCACGATCAACTGGGGCTATTAAGGTGGACAGTTCAGTTGAAGTGCATCTCCATTGGTTTAGATTGCTTGTTGGAAACTGCAGAACCATATGTGAAGGCTTAGTGGTGGATCTCTTGAGTGAACCATCAATTGTAGCCTTTTCAAGAATGCAGCGTACACTTCCTCAAAGATTGGTATTCCCGCCTGCCTATTCAATATTTTCCTTTGTTATTTGGCGGCCCTTCATTACGAGCGCCAATGTAGCAAATCGTGAAGACACAAATCAGCTTTATCAGACTCTAACAATGGCCATAAATGATGCAATGAAGCATTTGCCTTTTCGTGATGTATGTTTAAGAGATTCGCAGGGTCTTTATGATCTTATAGCTGCAGATACAAGTGATTTAGAGTTCGCAAACTTGCTAGAGTTGAATGGCTCTGATATGCGTTTAAATTCCACGGCGTTTGTTCCGCTTTGTGCTAGGCTTTTTTTAAATGCCATGGTTGATTGTAAGATGCCACAGTCTATTTATACAAAGGACGGTGGAAGCTGCATTTCTGGGCACGGTGAAtctaaaattcattttactGACAGTGAGTCTAAGCTTCAGGATCAGCTTGTAGATGTTTTAGAGGCTCTGCAACCTGCCAAATTCCACTGGCAATGGGTTGAACTCAGGCTGCTTTTAAACGAGCTGGCCCTCATTGAAAAACTGCAGACACACAACGTGTCCTTAGCTGATGCTATACAGTTGTCTTTACCGAGTTCTGAGAAGGCTGCTGCTTCTGAGAATGAGaacaattttattcaaatactGTTCACAAGGTTACTTGTTAGACCAGATGCTGCACCCCTTTTCTCGGAGTTGGTTCATCTTTTTGGGAAGTCGCTTGAGGATTCTATGTTGTTGCAGGCTAAATGGTTCCTTGGAGGTGAAGATGTCCTCTTTGGTCGTAAGACCATTAGGCAACGACTAATTAACATTGCGGAGACCAAAGGATTTTCTGTTAAGCCCCATTCTTTGGAGCCCTGGGGTTGGTGCAGCCCATCTACTGATCCGTTAACTATAAAAGGAGGTAAAAGGAAAGTTGATTCTCTGTCTCTTGAAGAAGGAGAAGTTGTTGAAGAGGGAGTGAATGTGAAAAGGTCCATAAAAGGGTTCTCTCAAGTGTTTGACTCTGAAGGCTCAACCATTAAGCAGCAGCATGGGACGGAGAGGGCTTTTCTTGAATTAATTCTTCCATGCATAGATCAAAGCTCCAATGAATCTCGCTATTCATTTGCAAGTGGTTTGATCAAACAATTAAGTTATATTGAGCAACAAATAGCTGTAGTTACTTGCGGTCCAGGTAACCCAGCAGCAAGTATGCCTGTGACCGAAGGTCAGACAAATAAAGGAAATAGCCGCAAAACTATAAAAGGTGGCAGCCTTGGATTAGCCAGGCGACCTACATCTTCAACAGATTCTTCTCCGCCTTCTCCTGCAGCTTTACGAGCCTCAATGTCATTGCGTATCCAGTTACTCATGAGATTCCTTCCCATTCTTTGCACAGATGGGTAATTAAGACAATTTTTCTATTCTTCAATTGGTCTTGCTCGGCCATGTCAGTAATATTTTATTCCTGGATTGTGGTTGCATTAAAGTTAGTGAGAGACATATGTAGTTTTCAAATTAGTTTGTTTAATTTTCTACCTTTCTACATTGCACAAGCAGTGCTGAGTGGAGTGTTTACAGCACGTGCTTTATTAGCTTTAGTCTAGCCTTTACATGCTGCCACGTCAGCATAACTACTTCACAGGGTACAGGATAAGACTACTATAAAGTCTGAATCACTGCTCTTTTCATTGTAATcagaaaatcatatttttctagTTTTATTCACTTCTAAAAAGTTATACTACCTCCCGTTCTATATATAAGAGAAAGTTAGATCAACAAAAATAGATGTATTTGGTGTAAAATTTTAACTAGATAATACAAGAATTTTTTTGATTCAACTTTCTCTTATACATGGAACCAGAggtagtattttttatttggataaaTAGTATGTGATTTTCTTGAAGCATGCGT of the Cicer arietinum cultivar CDC Frontier isolate Library 1 unplaced genomic scaffold, Cicar.CDCFrontier_v2.0 Ca_scaffold_5738_v2.0, whole genome shotgun sequence genome contains:
- the LOC101510923 gene encoding mediator of RNA polymerase II transcription subunit 12-like; translation: MQTLLDDFFSKNTSQSTPHNRDQSPQMSYATSLKHRSSQLLPVSDGEEPSLHFRWWYVVRLLQWHHTEGLLLPSLVIDWIFHQLQEKQLLEIWQLFLPIVYGFLEIVVLSQTYVRTLAGVALSIIRDPAPGGSDLVDNSRRAYTAAALIEMLQYLIFAVPETFVTLDCFPLPFSVVSHTINDGNFVPKAIEAAEKIKNSSEDVVCTFRSKGLDAKYESLAFGRVISCIQKHAENLTKAVSPGYPGHCLAKAAQALDKSLVLGDIRGAYTFLFEDLYDGRSSEGWVAKISPCLRLSLKWFVNVNSSLVYSVFFLCEWATSDFRDFRTAPPCDIKFTGKKDLSQVHIAVRLLKMKLRNMHISSRQRNENTHHGVDYSAKCSSQHINWNNASKIKSSSKSMNQSICSSVIFESPGPLHDIIVCWIDQHVVHKGVGFKCLHLFIVELILAGIFYPLAYVRQLIVSGIMDTSVNMVELERQKRHCQILKQLSGNFVRHALEESEIIEGPLLIEALHVYLNERRLILRGSFSENHINGSSRANNSTVNKKHCTSSAKDGFSTVSIDQQKTVPSNKISDKVEKDNTCVENLKTAISVLLQLPKSLPNPNTTELGESQGSVKRLVRCYSKIDLMEATPGCEECRRAKKQKLSEERSSLDVEDTWWVKKGLKSLEPLKVDQPLKTTKQVTKSRHKTVRKTQSLAQLAASRIEGSQGASTSHVCDIKVSCPHHRTAMDGDTAKSVDGIRTSQYQDIVSLGRALKRLRFVEKKEITVWLMTVIRQFIGDSEKSIGKVGQFGRPVTTMDDRSSIRWKLEEDELSAILYLMDVSDDLVPAIKFLLWLLPKVCSSSNSTIHSGRNVLMLARNVDNQVCNVGEAFLLSSLRRYENILASADLIPEALSSVMDRAAAIIASNGRVSGSGALAFARYLLKKYSNVVSVIEWEKNFKTTCDKRLASEFESGGRLVDGEFGLPLGVPAGIEDPDDYFRQKISGGRLPSRVASGMRDVVQRNVEDAFHYLFGKDRKLFAAGSPKGFSLEKWDNGYQIAQHIVIGLIDCIRQTGGAAQEGDPSLVTSAVSAIVGSVGPSLAKLPDFSAGNNHPNISLATSSLNYAKCILRMHITCLCLLKEALGERQSCVFDIALAIEASNALAGVFAPSKASRSQFQMSPETDDTSATMSNDVVNSSSKIVLARTTKIASSVSALIVGAIIYGVTSLERMVTILRLKEGLDVVQFVRNSRSNSNGNARSTGAIKVDSSVEVHLHWFRLLVGNCRTICEGLVVDLLSEPSIVAFSRMQRTLPQRLVFPPAYSIFSFVIWRPFITSANVANREDTNQLYQTLTMAINDAMKHLPFRDVCLRDSQGLYDLIAADTSDLEFANLLELNGSDMRLNSTAFVPLCARLFLNAMVDCKMPQSIYTKDGGSCISGHGESKIHFTDSESKLQDQLVDVLEALQPAKFHWQWVELRLLLNELALIEKLQTHNVSLADAIQLSLPSSEKAAASENENNFIQILFTRLLVRPDAAPLFSELVHLFGKSLEDSMLLQAKWFLGGEDVLFGRKTIRQRLINIAETKGFSVKPHSLEPWGWCSPSTDPLTIKGGKRKVDSLSLEEGEVVEEGVNVKRSIKGFSQVFDSEGSTIKQQHGTERAFLELILPCIDQSSNESRYSFASGLIKQLSYIEQQIAVVTCGPGNPAASMPVTEGQTNKGNSRKTIKGGSLGLARRPTSSTDSSPPSPAALRASMSLRIQLLMRFLPILCTDGEPSVRNMRRTLASVTLRLLGSRIVLEDANILVNATHSSLSKKDAESPSKVAYAAFVDSSVEGLFERLLLMLHGLLSSSPPSWLRLKPVSKTTTNEPTRDLSGVDRELLETLQV